Proteins from one Panicum virgatum strain AP13 chromosome 7K, P.virgatum_v5, whole genome shotgun sequence genomic window:
- the LOC120639965 gene encoding annexin-like protein RJ4 produces the protein MAINTVSQVVPSPAEDAAALLKAFQVNNDLCQLFCGPGWGTDEQAVIAILARRDATQRKQISLTYEQMYNEGLLQRLQSELSGDFERAMCQWILGPDERQAVIANAAMKCIQEEYPVIIEIACANSSEELIAVKKAYHVLYKCSLEEDVAAGTTGNLRSLLLALVSTYRYDGNDVNMGLAKSEAKIVHEAVRNGTLDHQELVRIVGTRSKAQLKATFSCFKDEHSRSITKALLHASDPTCYLRALRTTVRCIADENKYFAKQVLRNATREAGTDEDTLTRVVVMHAEKDLKGICGAFQKRTSVTLEQVIAKETSGDYRSFLMALLGS, from the exons ATGGCAATAAATACTGTTTCTCAAGTTGTCCCTTCTCCCGCTGAAGATGCCGCGGCTCTCTTGAAGGCTTTCCAAG TCAACAATGACCTTTGCCAACTATTTTGTGGTCCAGGATGGGGCACGGACGAACAAGCAGTTATAGCCATCTTAGCTCGGCGTGACGCGACTCAGAGGAAACAGATTAGTTTGACCTATGAACAGATGTACAACGAGGGCCTACTGCAGCGCCTGCAGTCAGAGCTCTCTGGAGATTTTGAG AGAGCAATGTGCCAGTGGATACTTGGCCCTGATGAGAGGCAGGCTGTGATTGCCAACGCTGCAATGAAATGCATCCAGGAGGAGTACCCAGTCATCATCGAGATTGCATGCGCTAACTCTTCCGAGGAGCTTATAGCAGTGAAGAAGGCCTACCATGTTCTGTACAAGTGCTCCCTGGAAGAAGATGTCGCTGCTGGCACCACGGGAAATCTTCGCAGT CTTTTGCTTGCCCTAGTGAGCACCTACAGGTACGATGGCAACGATGTAAACATGGGGTTAGCAAAATCAGAGGCAAAGATTGTTCATGAGGCTGTACGAAATGGCACTCTGGATCATCAGGAGCTCGTCAGGATCGTGGGTACTAGGAGCAAAGCACAGCTCAAAGCCACATTCAGCTGCTTTAAAGATGAGCACAGCCGCAGCATCACCAAG GCACTACTACATGCATCCGATCCGACATGCTACTTGCGCGCTCTGCGAACCACAGTGAGGTGCATTGCAGATGAAAACAAATACTTTGCCAAG CAGGTTCTGAGGAACGCTACACGCGAAGCAGGGACTGATGAGGATACCCTGACCCGGGTGGTTGTGATGCACGCCGAGAAAGACTTGAAGGGCATCTGCGGCGCGTTCCAGAAGAGGACCTCGGTTACCTTAGAGCAAGTCATTGCCAAGGAAACCTCGGGTGACTACAGGAGCTTCCTCATGGCTCTCCTTGGAAGCTAA